Proteins from a single region of Dysosmobacter acutus:
- a CDS encoding nucleoside hydrolase — protein sequence MRKLILDVDTGSDDAIAIMLAVLSGAFDLLGITVCWGNRPVEACAQNTLQVAELLGSDVPVYQGCPEPMVRHLLPARHIPNDVSIIKDGVEYTIHPAAMPLPPARGRVQSKHAVSFLVETLMAAQEPVTLVAVGPPTNLGMAFRMEPRIRDHVAEVVFMGGAVDMGNVTPVAEANFFHDPEAAKIVLDSGVKVTCITLNATMASPFTLAEADELEALGTASGAFAADLIRIRAEASRHLGWSDGTLEPVHDPLAIAYLLNPAVITDLRRQQCNIDISGGFADGMLIVEHRNENDRSVNTYVSYGSDCALYHRMVKEAMAKGPKA from the coding sequence ATGAGAAAATTGATCTTGGATGTGGACACCGGCAGCGACGACGCCATCGCCATCATGCTGGCAGTGCTCAGCGGCGCCTTTGACCTCTTGGGCATCACCGTCTGCTGGGGAAACCGTCCGGTGGAGGCCTGCGCGCAAAACACCCTTCAGGTGGCAGAGCTTCTGGGCTCCGATGTGCCGGTCTATCAGGGCTGCCCGGAACCCATGGTCCGCCACCTGCTGCCCGCCCGTCACATCCCCAACGATGTGAGCATCATCAAGGACGGCGTGGAGTACACCATCCACCCCGCCGCCATGCCTCTGCCGCCCGCCAGGGGCCGTGTGCAGAGCAAGCACGCCGTCTCCTTCCTGGTGGAGACGCTGATGGCCGCTCAGGAGCCGGTGACGCTTGTGGCCGTGGGACCGCCCACCAATTTGGGCATGGCCTTTCGCATGGAGCCCCGCATCCGAGACCATGTGGCCGAGGTGGTGTTCATGGGCGGCGCCGTGGACATGGGCAACGTGACACCGGTGGCGGAGGCCAACTTCTTCCACGATCCGGAGGCTGCCAAAATCGTCTTAGACTCCGGCGTAAAGGTCACCTGCATCACCCTCAACGCCACCATGGCATCCCCATTCACCCTTGCCGAGGCCGATGAGCTGGAGGCCCTGGGCACCGCTTCCGGCGCCTTTGCCGCCGACCTGATCCGCATCCGGGCCGAGGCCAGCCGGCATCTGGGCTGGAGCGACGGCACTCTGGAGCCGGTGCACGACCCTCTGGCCATCGCCTATCTCCTGAACCCGGCCGTGATCACGGACCTGCGGCGCCAGCAGTGCAACATCGACATCAGCGGCGGCTTTGCCGACGGTATGCTCATTGTGGAACACCGAAACGAAAACGACCGCTCCGTCAACACCTATGTAAGCTACGGCTCCGACTGCGCCCTCTACCACCGCATGGTGAAGGAGGCCATGGCCAAAGGGCCAAAAGCCTGA
- a CDS encoding RNA polymerase sigma factor: MDQNTRAEYLVNAYADTILRLSYSYLKNTEDAKDVCQNVLVKLMSEERDFANKEHEKAWILRTTANACKDVLKSPWRRRTCDLEACAEVAAPEQPDGAVLAAVNELPPRYRAVIYLYYYEGYQAGEIGGLLGIPTATVHTRLARGRAKLRDVFGGAAYGESV; this comes from the coding sequence ATGGATCAAAACACCCGGGCGGAGTATTTGGTGAATGCGTATGCGGATACCATTCTCCGGCTGAGCTACAGCTATTTGAAAAACACAGAGGACGCAAAGGACGTGTGCCAGAACGTACTGGTGAAGCTCATGTCAGAGGAACGGGACTTTGCAAACAAAGAGCACGAGAAGGCATGGATTCTGCGCACGACGGCAAATGCATGCAAGGACGTGCTGAAGAGCCCCTGGCGCAGAAGGACCTGCGACCTGGAAGCCTGCGCGGAGGTGGCGGCTCCTGAGCAGCCGGACGGCGCCGTGCTTGCGGCGGTGAATGAGCTGCCGCCCCGCTACAGGGCCGTGATCTACCTGTATTATTATGAGGGGTACCAGGCCGGGGAGATCGGCGGGCTTCTGGGCATCCCCACCGCCACGGTCCACACCCGGCTGGCCCGGGGCAGGGCAAAATTGAGAGATGTATTTGGAGGAGCAGCATATGGAGAATCTGTTTGA
- a CDS encoding DUF2752 domain-containing protein has translation MKTKDDVVYWTFWCSLTVLGSLFLLWLFPLGRPAVPECWFYRLWHVYCPGCGGTRAVIALLRGQLLRSLYYHPAVLFTVGSVAAYLCSQTVWRLRGRRGWVLRYSDRWLLALLVLLVVNCAARNVLWFGFQIPL, from the coding sequence GTGAAGACAAAGGATGATGTGGTCTATTGGACGTTCTGGTGTTCCCTTACGGTGTTGGGGAGCCTGTTTTTACTCTGGCTCTTCCCATTGGGCCGTCCTGCGGTGCCAGAGTGCTGGTTTTACCGGCTCTGGCATGTGTACTGCCCCGGCTGCGGCGGGACCCGGGCGGTGATCGCCCTGCTGCGGGGACAGCTGCTCCGGTCGCTGTATTATCATCCGGCGGTGCTCTTTACAGTGGGGTCGGTGGCTGCCTATCTGTGCAGTCAGACCGTTTGGCGCCTGCGGGGCAGGCGGGGCTGGGTGCTGCGCTACAGCGACCGGTGGCTGTTGGCGCTCCTGGTGCTGCTTGTGGTCAACTGTGCCGCGCGCAATGTGCTCTGGTTTGGCTTTCAAATCCCTCTGTAA
- a CDS encoding sodium/proline symporter — translation MIATIVAYLAIVVAIGISCSKKNKTTDDFYLGGRKLGPFVTAMSAEASDMSSYLLMGLPGLAYISGIADVGWTAIGLAVGTYVNWLIVARRIRLYTHHVNAITIPEFFSKRFGDSKHVLTAIAAVVILIFFVPYTASGFAACGKLFGSLFGMNYTAAMVVSAIIIVAYTTLGGFLAASTTDFIQSIIMTIALIIMIFFGISVAGGVDAVMDNARALPGYLSMTMTHDMVSGTANPYGPITILSTLAWGLGYFGMPHILLRFMAIEDENKLKLSRRVASLWVVIAMAIAVAIGVIGYAASQAGAIEVLEGSASETVIVKLAGLLSTHGVLAALTAGLVIAGILACTMSTSDSQLLAAASSVSQNLMAECFHIHMDEKKKVVAARLTVVVIAVIGIFLARDPDSSVFGIVSFAWAGFGAAFGPVMLFSLFWKRTNRWGSLAGMLSGGVMIFLWKYAVRPMGGVWDIYELLPAFLVSCLCIVIFSLVTKAPEREITDCFDEVSALVKQK, via the coding sequence ATGATTGCCACCATTGTGGCCTATCTGGCGATTGTGGTGGCCATCGGCATATCCTGTTCCAAAAAGAACAAGACCACCGATGACTTTTACCTTGGCGGCCGCAAATTGGGCCCATTTGTCACGGCCATGAGTGCCGAGGCCTCCGATATGAGCAGCTATCTGCTAATGGGGCTGCCAGGGCTGGCCTATATCTCCGGCATCGCTGACGTGGGATGGACGGCCATCGGCCTTGCGGTGGGTACCTATGTGAACTGGTTAATTGTGGCCCGCCGCATCCGCCTCTATACCCACCATGTAAACGCCATTACCATTCCGGAGTTTTTCTCCAAGCGCTTTGGAGACAGTAAGCATGTGCTGACGGCCATCGCCGCGGTGGTGATCCTGATCTTTTTCGTGCCCTACACCGCCTCCGGCTTTGCCGCCTGCGGCAAGCTGTTCGGCAGCCTGTTCGGCATGAACTACACCGCCGCCATGGTGGTCAGCGCCATCATCATTGTGGCCTATACCACCCTGGGCGGCTTTCTGGCGGCCTCCACCACGGATTTCATTCAGAGCATCATCATGACCATCGCCCTGATTATTATGATCTTTTTCGGCATCTCCGTGGCCGGAGGCGTGGACGCGGTGATGGACAACGCCCGGGCGCTGCCTGGCTATCTGTCCATGACCATGACTCATGACATGGTATCGGGAACGGCCAACCCCTATGGACCCATTACCATCCTGTCCACCCTGGCGTGGGGCCTTGGCTATTTCGGCATGCCCCACATTCTGCTCCGCTTCATGGCCATTGAGGATGAGAACAAGCTGAAGCTCAGCCGCCGTGTGGCTTCTTTGTGGGTGGTCATCGCCATGGCGATTGCCGTGGCCATCGGCGTCATCGGATACGCCGCCTCTCAGGCCGGCGCCATTGAAGTGCTGGAGGGCTCCGCGTCGGAGACGGTGATTGTAAAGTTGGCGGGCCTCCTGTCCACCCATGGCGTCCTGGCAGCACTGACGGCCGGCCTGGTGATTGCCGGCATCCTGGCCTGTACCATGTCCACTTCCGATTCCCAGCTGTTAGCGGCGGCCTCCAGCGTTTCCCAGAACCTGATGGCTGAGTGTTTCCATATACATATGGATGAAAAGAAGAAAGTGGTGGCGGCCCGTCTCACCGTGGTCGTGATCGCCGTCATCGGCATTTTTCTGGCCAGGGATCCGGACAGTTCTGTCTTTGGCATCGTATCCTTTGCCTGGGCCGGGTTCGGCGCTGCCTTTGGCCCGGTGATGCTCTTTTCCCTGTTCTGGAAGCGTACCAATCGATGGGGCTCTCTGGCGGGCATGCTCTCCGGCGGCGTGATGATCTTCCTGTGGAAATATGCCGTGCGGCCCATGGGCGGCGTGTGGGATATTTATGAGCTGCTGCCCGCGTTTTTGGTGAGCTGCCTGTGCATCGTGATCTTCAGCCTTGTGACCAAGGCACCGGAGCGTGAGATTACGGACTGCTTTGACGAGGTGTCCGCGTTGGTGAAGCAGAAATGA
- a CDS encoding MarR family winged helix-turn-helix transcriptional regulator, protein MFCPDTGASFRQESISHQLRVLTNKTNRRAEAMIHMALKREVTQMQGQVIGYLCMHKDLDVFQHNIEAVFSISRSTASKMLTLMEDNGLITRTGVARDARLKKIVPTEKSVRLFHQISQGMEQLEQLMRAGLTDEEVQELLRLLRKVQKNVE, encoded by the coding sequence ATGTTTTGCCCGGACACCGGCGCCTCGTTCCGTCAGGAGTCCATTTCCCACCAGCTGCGTGTGCTGACCAACAAGACCAACCGCAGGGCGGAGGCCATGATCCACATGGCGTTGAAGCGGGAGGTCACTCAGATGCAGGGACAGGTCATCGGATATCTGTGCATGCACAAGGACCTTGATGTCTTTCAGCACAATATTGAGGCCGTGTTCTCCATCAGCCGTTCCACCGCATCCAAGATGCTTACGCTGATGGAGGACAACGGGCTGATCACCCGGACCGGGGTGGCCAGGGACGCGCGGCTGAAAAAAATCGTGCCCACTGAGAAATCGGTCCGCCTGTTCCACCAAATCTCCCAGGGGATGGAACAGCTTGAGCAGCTGATGCGCGCCGGGCTCACCGATGAGGAGGTGCAGGAGCTGCTGCGTCTGCTCCGAAAGGTACAAAAGAACGTGGAGTGA
- a CDS encoding DUF4179 domain-containing protein produces MENLFEYRREMDSLRFSDEEKARLIGELAVSRPTARRRPVKRMVLVAAALTAVLVVGAGATGVLKNAVEVFSPLLGGSVAQTEVIDKIGRPIDAGDTDNGVTISADAIIGDRYNACIVYTIRRDDGTPLLPEGVTANQLLMGGTGGADLNVFCGTHGSSWFVDEDPADNKIQMIQTISADRSLNNCTATAEFDGLRRWDDEAGQAVSLIDGHWKFRFDVDFEDASVSLGGGETFEQGGMTFTITDVLVSPVAVRVEYEVDSAAAWIDAPSGQISDEDRRTQERYFEQVEILLTKADGTVMDLSSSGGSIRPKVEKTRCIKGEVLDQVIPLEEMESLSVGGIVFPIQNNG; encoded by the coding sequence ATGGAGAATCTGTTTGAATACCGCAGGGAGATGGACTCCCTCCGCTTCAGCGACGAGGAAAAGGCCCGGCTGATCGGCGAGCTTGCCGTATCCCGGCCCACGGCCCGCCGCCGTCCGGTGAAGCGCATGGTCCTGGTGGCCGCCGCCCTGACAGCCGTCCTGGTGGTGGGGGCCGGAGCCACAGGCGTGCTGAAAAACGCCGTGGAGGTTTTTTCCCCGCTGTTGGGCGGCTCCGTGGCCCAGACGGAGGTTATTGACAAAATCGGCCGCCCCATTGATGCCGGCGATACGGACAACGGCGTGACCATCAGCGCCGACGCCATCATCGGCGACCGGTATAACGCCTGCATCGTCTACACCATCCGCCGGGACGACGGCACGCCTCTGCTGCCGGAAGGCGTCACCGCGAACCAGCTTTTGATGGGAGGAACCGGAGGGGCGGACCTGAATGTTTTCTGCGGCACCCACGGCAGCTCCTGGTTTGTGGATGAAGACCCCGCCGACAACAAGATTCAGATGATCCAGACCATCAGCGCCGACCGCTCTTTGAACAACTGCACCGCCACAGCGGAATTTGACGGACTGCGTCGCTGGGACGATGAAGCCGGGCAGGCGGTCTCGCTGATCGACGGACACTGGAAGTTCCGCTTTGACGTGGACTTTGAGGACGCGTCAGTGTCCTTGGGCGGCGGAGAGACCTTTGAGCAGGGCGGTATGACCTTCACCATCACGGATGTCCTGGTCTCCCCGGTGGCGGTCCGTGTGGAATACGAGGTGGACAGCGCGGCGGCCTGGATCGACGCGCCCAGCGGACAAATCAGCGACGAGGATCGGCGCACCCAGGAGCGCTACTTTGAGCAGGTGGAGATTCTGCTGACCAAAGCCGACGGCACGGTGATGGACCTCTCCTCCTCCGGCGGCAGCATCCGGCCCAAGGTGGAGAAGACCCGCTGCATCAAGGGCGAGGTGCTGGATCAGGTGATCCCCCTTGAGGAAATGGAGAGTCTGAGCGTGGGCGGAATTGTATTTCCCATTCAGAACAACGGCTGA
- the tdh gene encoding L-threonine 3-dehydrogenase, translated as MDAIVKPAAAPGLELRKVPVPEPGPGEVLIRVHKTAICGTDVHIYDWNEWSAQHVKPPMVIGHEYVGEIAELGAGVTGLRLGQRVSGEGHITCGHCRNCHNGNIQWCKNTSSVGVDRDGAFAEYVCIPQSNVILIDENLPEDVVSFFDAVGNATHTALMFDLVGEDVLITGAGPIGVIAVGICKYAGARRVVITDVNEYRLDLARKMGADAAVNIAKEDIHEVMHKQGLTEGFDVGLEMSGNGGAFAQMVGVMRNGGKISLLGLGNGPITVDMNDIIGKGLTLQGIYGRKMDNWHKMSYMVQGGLDLTPVITHRFHYTDFEQGFAAMHSGRSGKVVLNWM; from the coding sequence ATGGACGCCATTGTCAAGCCCGCCGCCGCCCCGGGATTGGAGCTGCGGAAAGTTCCGGTGCCGGAGCCGGGGCCGGGCGAGGTGCTGATCCGCGTACATAAGACAGCCATCTGCGGTACGGATGTGCATATCTACGATTGGAATGAGTGGTCTGCCCAGCATGTGAAGCCGCCCATGGTGATCGGCCATGAATACGTGGGAGAAATTGCGGAGTTGGGCGCCGGCGTCACGGGGCTGCGCCTGGGCCAGCGGGTCAGCGGAGAGGGCCACATCACCTGCGGGCACTGCCGCAACTGTCACAACGGCAACATTCAGTGGTGCAAGAACACCAGCAGCGTGGGCGTGGACCGGGACGGGGCCTTTGCGGAGTATGTCTGCATCCCCCAGTCCAACGTGATCCTCATTGATGAGAATCTGCCGGAGGACGTGGTGTCCTTTTTTGACGCCGTGGGCAACGCCACCCATACGGCGCTGATGTTCGACCTGGTGGGCGAGGATGTGCTCATCACCGGAGCCGGCCCTATCGGCGTCATTGCCGTGGGCATCTGCAAATACGCCGGCGCCCGGCGGGTGGTGATCACCGACGTCAATGAATACCGCCTGGACCTGGCCCGAAAGATGGGGGCGGACGCGGCGGTGAACATCGCTAAGGAGGATATCCACGAGGTGATGCACAAGCAGGGCCTGACCGAGGGCTTTGACGTGGGACTGGAGATGTCCGGAAACGGCGGCGCCTTTGCCCAGATGGTGGGCGTGATGCGCAACGGCGGGAAGATATCCCTCCTTGGACTGGGCAACGGGCCCATCACGGTGGACATGAACGACATCATCGGCAAGGGACTGACGCTCCAGGGCATCTACGGGCGGAAGATGGATAACTGGCACAAGATGTCCTACATGGTGCAGGGCGGATTGGACCTGACGCCGGTGATCACCCACCGCTTCCATTATACGGACTTTGAACAGGGCTTTGCGGCCATGCACAGCGGAAGGTCCGGCAAGGTTGTACTGAACTGGATGTGA
- a CDS encoding ABC transporter ATP-binding protein codes for MLKTLSARVGQYKKDSILAPLFTVLEAVMETLIPLLMASIIDQGIEAGDVGHVYQFGLYMILTAGMALLFGVLAGRFAARASTGFACNLRADMYRNIQTFSFSNIDKYSTAGLITRLTTDVTNLQNAFQMILRMCVRAPVTMLCALVMAVSISPRLSSVFLIAMVFLVIVLLTIMVPASRMFRQVFRKYDDLNASVQENVSAIRVVKSFVREAYENEKFRTAADNLYRLFVKTESRISFTFPSMMLAVYGCNLGLSWLGAQMIVGGSLTTGQLTQLFSYVMNILMGLMMLSMVFVMITMSAASAQRISEVLNESSDLHNPPSPETEIPDGSVDFDHVSFAYQKGTGAPVLQDIDLHIRSGETIGIIGGTGSAKSSLVNLISRLYDVTGGSVKVGGRDVRSYDLDALRNQVSVVLQKNVLFSGTILENLRWGDKNATVEECERACRLACADEFIQKMPDKYETHLEQGGTNVSGGQKQRLCIARALLKKPKVLILDDSTSAVDTATDSKIRQAFREEIPGTTKLIIAQRISSVQDADRILVLDDGHVSGFGTHAELLQSNSIYREVYESQTQGGDFDKLGGED; via the coding sequence ATGCTGAAAACCTTAAGCGCACGGGTCGGGCAATACAAAAAGGACTCGATCCTTGCGCCGCTGTTCACTGTGCTGGAGGCTGTGATGGAGACGCTGATCCCGCTGCTGATGGCCTCGATCATCGACCAGGGCATCGAGGCCGGCGACGTGGGGCACGTGTACCAGTTCGGCCTGTATATGATTTTGACAGCGGGCATGGCGCTGCTGTTCGGTGTTCTGGCCGGCCGCTTTGCCGCCCGGGCATCCACCGGCTTTGCCTGCAACCTGCGCGCGGACATGTACCGTAACATCCAGACCTTCAGCTTTTCCAACATCGATAAATACAGTACCGCGGGGCTTATCACCCGCCTGACCACCGACGTCACCAATCTGCAAAACGCCTTCCAGATGATCCTGCGCATGTGCGTGCGGGCTCCGGTGACCATGCTCTGCGCCCTGGTGATGGCTGTTTCCATCAGCCCCCGCCTGAGCTCCGTATTCCTGATTGCCATGGTGTTTCTGGTCATTGTGCTGCTCACCATCATGGTTCCGGCCAGCAGGATGTTCCGTCAGGTGTTCCGCAAATACGACGACCTGAACGCCAGCGTGCAGGAGAACGTCTCCGCCATCCGGGTGGTGAAGAGCTTCGTCCGGGAGGCCTACGAGAATGAGAAGTTTCGTACCGCCGCCGACAATCTCTACCGCCTCTTTGTCAAAACGGAGAGCCGCATCTCCTTTACCTTCCCGTCCATGATGCTGGCCGTCTACGGCTGCAACCTTGGCCTGAGCTGGCTGGGCGCGCAGATGATCGTGGGCGGCAGCCTGACCACCGGTCAGCTGACCCAGCTCTTCTCCTATGTGATGAACATTCTGATGGGCCTGATGATGCTCTCCATGGTCTTCGTCATGATCACCATGTCCGCCGCCAGCGCCCAGCGAATCTCGGAAGTGCTGAATGAATCCAGCGACCTCCACAACCCCCCGAGCCCTGAAACGGAGATTCCCGACGGCAGCGTGGACTTTGACCACGTCTCCTTTGCCTACCAAAAGGGCACCGGCGCCCCGGTGCTCCAGGACATCGACCTCCACATCCGCTCCGGAGAGACCATCGGCATCATCGGCGGCACCGGCAGCGCCAAGTCCAGCCTGGTGAACCTGATCTCCCGGCTCTACGACGTGACCGGGGGCAGCGTCAAGGTGGGCGGCAGGGACGTGCGCAGCTACGACCTGGATGCTTTGCGCAATCAGGTATCCGTGGTGCTGCAGAAAAACGTGCTGTTCTCCGGCACCATTTTGGAGAACCTGCGCTGGGGCGACAAGAACGCCACGGTGGAAGAATGCGAACGGGCCTGCCGTCTGGCCTGCGCCGACGAGTTCATCCAGAAGATGCCCGACAAGTATGAGACACACCTCGAGCAGGGCGGAACCAACGTGTCCGGCGGGCAGAAGCAGCGGCTGTGCATTGCCCGGGCGCTGCTGAAAAAGCCCAAGGTCCTGATCCTGGACGACTCCACCTCCGCGGTGGACACGGCCACGGACTCCAAAATCCGCCAGGCTTTCCGGGAGGAGATCCCCGGCACCACCAAGCTGATTATCGCCCAGCGCATCTCCAGCGTCCAGGATGCCGACCGCATCCTGGTGTTGGACGACGGGCATGTCAGCGGCTTCGGCACCCACGCCGAGCTGCTTCAGAGCAACTCCATCTACCGCGAGGTCTACGAAAGTCAGACCCAGGGCGGCGACTTTGACAAGCTTGGAGGTGAGGACTGA
- a CDS encoding ABC transporter ATP-binding protein: protein MAQQRTMRGPGGRMRGPRPHVDNPGKILKRLAGIVFKNYWLHCLVVLCCIIGSTLATVQGALFLQSLIDDYITPMVSSGSRDFSGLLSALSRLAVIYGLGILCSWSYNRIMINVSQGTMRTLRTQVFTHMESLPISYFDRNAHGDIMSVYTNDIDTLRQVISQSLPQLVSSTVTIVSVFISMVLLDIPLTVLTCLMIALILFVSKKLAAKSSKYFVEQQRNLGAVNGYVEEMMEGQKVVKVFCHEQESLDRFLELNENLRQSADSANKFANIMMPAAAQLGNCSYALCAVLGALLAVNGYTGLTLGTLVSFLTLNKSFTQPVAQISQQANSVVMALAGAQRVFALLDEKSEEDSGYVTLVRVRRSADGSLEESDERTGIWAWKHPHRADGTVTYTEVQGSIVFDNVDFGYDENKMVLHDIKLYGNPGQKIAFVGSTGAGKTTITNLINRFYDIQDGKIRYDGININKIKKADLRASLGIVLQDTHLFTGTVMENIRYGRLDASDEECVAAAQLANAHGFITRLPDGYSTMLTGDGANLSQGQRQLIAIARAAVADPPVLILDEATSSIDTRTEKLVQEGMDGLMYGRTTFVIAHRLSTVQNSDCIMVLEQGRIIERGTHEELLEQKGRYYQLYTGSQAG from the coding sequence ATGGCACAGCAGAGAACCATGCGCGGCCCCGGCGGGCGCATGCGCGGCCCCCGTCCCCATGTGGACAATCCCGGAAAAATTCTGAAGCGCCTTGCCGGAATCGTGTTCAAAAACTACTGGCTGCACTGCCTGGTGGTCCTGTGCTGCATCATCGGCAGCACTTTGGCCACCGTTCAGGGCGCGCTGTTCCTCCAGAGCCTTATCGACGACTATATCACGCCCATGGTGTCCAGCGGCAGCCGGGACTTCTCCGGGCTCCTGTCGGCCCTGAGCCGTCTGGCCGTGATCTACGGTCTCGGCATTCTCTGCTCCTGGAGCTATAACCGCATCATGATCAATGTGTCCCAGGGCACCATGCGGACGCTGCGCACCCAGGTCTTTACCCACATGGAGAGCCTGCCCATCTCCTACTTTGACCGAAACGCCCATGGCGATATCATGTCCGTTTACACAAACGACATCGACACGCTGCGCCAGGTGATCTCCCAGAGCCTTCCCCAGCTGGTGTCCAGCACAGTGACCATTGTCAGCGTCTTCATCAGCATGGTGCTTCTGGACATCCCCTTGACCGTGCTCACCTGCCTGATGATCGCACTGATTCTGTTTGTCAGCAAAAAGCTGGCCGCCAAGTCCTCCAAATACTTTGTGGAGCAGCAGAGAAACTTAGGCGCGGTCAACGGCTATGTGGAGGAGATGATGGAGGGCCAGAAGGTGGTGAAGGTCTTCTGCCATGAGCAGGAGAGTCTGGACCGCTTCTTGGAGCTGAATGAAAACCTCCGCCAGAGCGCCGACAGCGCCAACAAGTTCGCCAACATCATGATGCCCGCCGCCGCGCAGCTTGGCAACTGCAGCTATGCGCTGTGCGCCGTGTTGGGCGCGCTGCTGGCGGTCAACGGCTACACCGGCCTCACGCTGGGCACGCTGGTCTCCTTCCTGACGCTGAACAAGAGCTTTACCCAGCCCGTGGCCCAGATCAGCCAGCAGGCCAACAGCGTGGTCATGGCCCTGGCGGGCGCCCAGCGCGTATTCGCCCTGTTGGATGAAAAGAGCGAGGAGGACAGCGGCTATGTCACCCTGGTCCGGGTGAGGCGCAGCGCGGACGGCTCCCTGGAGGAAAGCGACGAACGCACCGGCATCTGGGCCTGGAAGCATCCCCACCGCGCCGACGGCACCGTCACCTACACGGAGGTGCAGGGCAGCATCGTCTTCGACAACGTGGACTTCGGCTACGATGAGAACAAGATGGTCCTCCACGACATCAAGCTCTACGGCAACCCGGGCCAGAAGATCGCCTTTGTGGGCTCCACCGGCGCTGGCAAGACCACCATCACCAATCTCATCAACCGGTTTTACGACATCCAGGACGGCAAGATCCGCTACGACGGCATCAACATCAACAAGATCAAAAAGGCGGACCTGCGCGCCTCCTTAGGCATCGTCCTTCAGGACACCCACCTCTTCACCGGCACGGTGATGGAGAACATCCGCTACGGGCGTCTGGACGCCAGCGATGAAGAGTGTGTGGCCGCGGCCCAGCTGGCCAATGCCCATGGCTTCATCACCCGCCTCCCCGACGGCTACAGCACCATGCTCACCGGCGACGGCGCCAACCTCTCCCAGGGCCAGCGCCAGCTGATCGCCATTGCCCGGGCGGCGGTGGCCGATCCCCCGGTGCTGATTTTGGATGAGGCCACCTCCTCCATCGACACCCGCACGGAGAAGCTGGTACAGGAGGGCATGGACGGATTGATGTACGGACGGACCACCTTTGTCATCGCCCACCGCCTCTCCACCGTCCAAAACTCCGACTGCATCATGGTTCTGGAACAGGGCCGCATCATCGAGCGGGGAACCCATGAGGAACTGCTGGAGCAGAAGGGTCGTTATTATCAGCTCTATACCGGCAGTCAGGCCGGATGA
- a CDS encoding glycine C-acetyltransferase gives MKTALEDYRAALEEIRASGTYKDERIITTSQRSRIDTTAAKRVVNMCANNYLGLSDHPELIAAAKTSYDQWGFGLSSVRFICGTQQIHKDLERAIADFAGTEDAILYSSCFDANGGLFETLLGEKDAVISDELNHASIIDGVRLCKAHRYRYRNNDMQDLRAKLVEARSAGCEKILIATDGVFSMDGYIANLKGICDLADEFDAMTMVDDSHAVGFMGEHGRGTCEYCGVMGRVDIITGTFGKAMGGASGGYTASHREIVELLRQRSRPYLFSNSLAPAICAATLRTIELLRESTALRDKVHENANYFRHEMERCGFDLLPGEHPIVPVMLYDAKTAQEFAALMLNKGVYVVGFCYPVVPKGRDRIRTQISAGHTREDLDFAVQCFREVKEEMGL, from the coding sequence ATGAAAACCGCATTGGAAGACTACCGCGCAGCGCTGGAGGAGATTCGGGCCTCCGGTACCTACAAGGATGAGCGGATCATCACCACGTCCCAGCGCTCCCGCATCGACACCACCGCCGCAAAGCGGGTGGTAAACATGTGCGCCAACAACTACCTGGGTCTCAGCGACCATCCGGAGCTGATTGCCGCGGCAAAGACAAGTTACGATCAGTGGGGGTTCGGCCTCTCCTCCGTCCGTTTCATCTGCGGCACCCAGCAGATTCACAAGGATCTGGAACGCGCCATCGCCGACTTTGCGGGGACAGAGGACGCCATTTTGTATTCCTCCTGCTTTGACGCCAACGGCGGCCTCTTTGAGACGCTGCTTGGGGAGAAGGACGCGGTGATCTCCGACGAGCTGAACCACGCCAGCATCATCGATGGCGTCCGGCTGTGCAAAGCCCACCGCTACCGCTATCGGAACAACGACATGCAGGACCTGCGCGCAAAGCTTGTGGAGGCCCGCTCCGCCGGCTGCGAAAAGATATTGATCGCCACCGACGGCGTATTCTCCATGGACGGCTACATCGCCAATCTGAAGGGCATCTGCGACCTGGCGGATGAGTTTGACGCCATGACCATGGTGGACGACAGCCATGCCGTGGGCTTTATGGGAGAGCATGGCCGGGGTACCTGCGAGTACTGCGGCGTTATGGGCCGGGTGGACATCATCACCGGCACCTTCGGCAAGGCCATGGGCGGCGCCTCCGGCGGCTATACCGCCTCCCACCGGGAGATTGTGGAACTGCTGCGTCAGCGCTCCCGGCCCTACCTCTTTTCCAACTCCTTGGCCCCGGCCATCTGCGCCGCCACGCTTCGCACCATTGAGCTGCTGCGCGAATCCACCGCGCTGCGGGATAAGGTCCATGAGAACGCCAACTATTTCCGCCATGAGATGGAGCGGTGCGGCTTTGACCTGCTGCCCGGGGAGCATCCCATTGTGCCGGTGATGCTCTACGACGCAAAGACCGCCCAGGAGTTTGCCGCCCTGATGCTAAATAAGGGCGTCTATGTGGTGGGATTTTGCTATCCGGTGGTGCCCAAGGGGCGGGACCGGATCCGCACTCAGATTTCCGCGGGCCACACCAGGGAGGACCTGGACTTTGCCGTTCAGTGCTTCCGGGAGGTCAAGGAGGAAATGGGCCTCTAA